One genomic window of Nicotiana sylvestris chromosome 10, ASM39365v2, whole genome shotgun sequence includes the following:
- the LOC138879110 gene encoding uncharacterized protein — protein sequence MRDCPMRGDISIAHLAGSVAGSSSSVRPPRQSHQAPMSRGRGIGGAFSSSSPQNRIYALAGRHDQESSPDVVREDEHAGHLCTVLRVLQERKLYAKFSKCEFWLNSTDACEQSFQALKDRLTSALHSKVVAYASRQLRKYEKNYPTHDLELVAMIHALKMWRHYLYGIHFDIYTDHKSLQYIFKQRELNLRQKRWLKLLKDYDINILYHPGKANVVADALSRRSMGSLSYLQPEKRGIAHEVHQLVSLGVRLLDSCDIGITLQDTAISSLVTEVKERQYKDPVIIHYRDTTLQKEKKPFEITKDGVLRYQG from the exons atgagggattgtccgatgagaggtgatatAAGCATAGCTCATCTAGCGGGATCTGTGGCTGgatcgtcatcatcagtacgcccccctaGGCAAAGTcaccaagcaccaatgagtcgtggtagaggcataGGCGGAGCATTTAGCTCGAGCAgccctcagaaccgcatttatgcattggcaggacgacatgaccaagagtcatcgcctgatgttgttagag aggatgagcatgctggTCATCTGTGTacggtgctcagagttctacaagaaaggaagttgtatgcaaaattttctaagtgtgaattctggttgaactct ACTGATGCTTGTGAacagagtttccaggcattaaaggatagGTTAACTTCAGCACTG CAtagtaaggttgtggcttatgcttctagacaactaagaaagtaCGAAAAGAACTatccgacccacgatttagagttagttgcgatgattcatgcactaaagatgtggaggcactacttgtatggcattcatttTGATatttatacggatcataagagcctccagtacatcttcaagcaaagggaattgaatcttcgtcaaaAGAGATGGTTgaagctacttaaagactatgacattaatattttataccatccggggaaggcaaacGTAGTTGCCGATGcactcagccgtagatctatgggtagcctatcgtatttgcagccagaaaagaggggaatagcccatgaggttcatcagctagttAGTCTTGGAGTTCGATTACTGGACTCAtgtgacattggaattactcttcaggatacggcaatatcatctttagtaactgaagtgaaggaacgCCAATACAAGGACCCTGTGATAATTCATTATAGagataccactcttcagaaggagaagaaacCATTTGAAATTACcaaagatggggtcctcagataccAAGGGTGA